One segment of Gemmatimonadaceae bacterium DNA contains the following:
- a CDS encoding serine/threonine-protein kinase, producing MTPPVDDLFVAFQTALAGRYSIDREIGRGGMGIVYLAREVHLDRPVAIKLLPPERALDATLRGRFLREARLAAKLSHPNIIPIHAVDEVGDFVYYVMTYVDGESLAQRVRSRGPLPATEGSRVLREAAWALASAHAQGVVHRDVKPDNILIESATQRVLVADFGIAAAMGDDDGDGISGTPEFMSPEQALGNELDARSDLYSLGATAFFAFSGRLPFEGATPTEVLAKQVTEPAPPLASLGLPVPRKVASLVDRCLAKDPAHRPANATTLAEQLGVALEQRREIPVALRAFVKRNGRLDGGGTVLVAGALLLGSTSVSALFGGLAGLGALIVGSTMLPFAALTASARRLARMGFAHMDLAPAFQAEADATREELAVEHAREATRAERWLKRIVQVSGTVAVGSFAGVMYMVFNMPWSSHWRWLAQVLAGSWSVFVLGGLGYLALLQRRRDVDTGFWARIWNGPIGRTAWAVGRRLIRGPVTESAVTHRATELSLGMAAESLFAGLPKSTREQLGDLPALLHRLQDDAQALRRPLDELQELLNDAGEDASAAAYEPVRRDRDALKTKLGETVAALETIRLNLLRLHAGSLSVASLTTHIGLAADVSAEVERLLAAQDEVRRLVRRDE from the coding sequence ATGACGCCCCCGGTCGACGACCTCTTCGTCGCCTTTCAGACGGCGCTCGCTGGGCGGTATTCGATTGACCGCGAGATCGGTCGCGGCGGGATGGGGATCGTGTATCTCGCGCGCGAGGTGCACCTGGACCGCCCGGTGGCCATCAAGCTGCTGCCACCGGAGCGCGCCCTCGACGCCACGCTGCGCGGTCGTTTCCTGCGCGAGGCGCGGCTCGCCGCGAAGCTGTCGCACCCCAACATCATTCCGATCCACGCTGTGGACGAGGTTGGCGACTTCGTCTACTACGTGATGACCTACGTGGATGGCGAATCGCTGGCGCAGCGCGTGCGATCGCGCGGTCCCCTCCCCGCCACCGAGGGATCGCGGGTGCTGCGCGAGGCCGCGTGGGCGCTCGCGAGCGCGCACGCGCAGGGCGTGGTGCACCGCGACGTGAAGCCCGACAACATCCTCATCGAATCGGCCACGCAGCGCGTGCTCGTCGCCGACTTCGGCATCGCGGCGGCGATGGGCGACGACGATGGCGACGGGATCAGCGGCACGCCCGAGTTCATGAGCCCCGAACAGGCGCTGGGCAACGAACTCGACGCGCGCAGCGACCTGTACTCGCTCGGCGCCACCGCCTTCTTCGCCTTCTCCGGCCGCCTGCCGTTCGAGGGCGCCACGCCCACCGAAGTGCTCGCGAAGCAGGTGACCGAACCCGCGCCCCCGCTCGCATCGCTGGGACTGCCCGTACCGCGCAAGGTGGCGTCGCTCGTGGATCGCTGTCTCGCCAAGGACCCGGCGCATCGTCCGGCCAATGCGACCACCCTCGCCGAGCAACTCGGCGTTGCGCTCGAGCAGCGTCGGGAGATTCCGGTGGCGCTGCGCGCGTTCGTGAAGCGCAATGGGCGGCTCGATGGCGGCGGCACGGTGCTGGTGGCGGGCGCATTGTTGCTGGGGTCAACGAGCGTCTCTGCGCTCTTCGGCGGGTTGGCCGGACTCGGCGCGCTGATTGTCGGCTCGACGATGCTACCGTTCGCGGCGCTTACGGCGTCGGCACGGCGGCTGGCACGCATGGGATTCGCGCACATGGATCTTGCGCCCGCATTTCAGGCGGAAGCTGACGCGACGCGCGAGGAACTGGCCGTGGAGCACGCGCGCGAGGCGACGCGCGCCGAGCGATGGTTGAAACGGATTGTACAGGTGAGCGGGACCGTCGCCGTCGGGTCGTTCGCCGGCGTGATGTACATGGTCTTCAACATGCCCTGGTCCAGTCATTGGAGATGGCTGGCGCAAGTACTCGCCGGTTCATGGTCGGTCTTCGTGCTCGGCGGCCTCGGCTATCTCGCCCTTCTCCAGCGTCGTCGCGACGTGGACACTGGATTCTGGGCGCGCATTTGGAACGGTCCCATCGGCCGCACCGCCTGGGCCGTCGGCCGCCGCCTCATTCGCGGTCCGGTCACGGAATCGGCGGTAACGCATCGCGCCACGGAGCTCTCGCTGGGCATGGCCGCCGAGAGCCTGTTCGCGGGCCTCCCGAAGTCCACGCGTGAGCAGCTCGGCGACCTCCCCGCCCTGCTGCATCGCCTGCAGGACGATGCCCAGGCGCTGCGCCGCCCGCTCGACGAGTTGCAGGAACTCCTGAACGACGCGGGCGAGGACGCCAGCGCCGCGGCCTATGAGCCGGTGCGCCGCGACCGCGATGCCCTGAAGACCAAGCTCGGGGAGACCGTCGCCGCGCTCGAGACCATCCGCCTGAACCTCCTGCGCCTGCACGCCGGGTCGCTGTCGGTCGCGAGCCTGACGACGCACATCGGTCTCGCGGCGGACGTCTCGGCCGAAGTCGAGCGCCTGCTTGCCGCCCAGGATGAGGTGCGGCGGCTCGTGAGGCGCGACGAGTAG
- a CDS encoding response regulator, with product MKRKYTVLLADDDKVQTVMLTDQLRARGYAVAAAYDATYASMVVMRAPPDVVVLDIQMPGGTGKAVLERLKGSLKTRKIPVIVLSGHSDRRIIEEVKALGACDYLTKPVDVDKLDASLRRALGLETPANASPPSGEPPAPGGSTPPVSPPASGGSTPPASPPAGAP from the coding sequence ATGAAGCGCAAGTACACGGTGCTGCTCGCCGACGACGACAAGGTCCAGACCGTGATGCTCACGGACCAGCTGCGCGCTCGCGGATACGCGGTCGCGGCCGCCTACGACGCGACCTATGCCTCGATGGTCGTGATGCGGGCGCCGCCGGATGTCGTGGTCCTCGACATCCAGATGCCCGGCGGCACCGGCAAGGCCGTCCTCGAGCGGCTCAAGGGATCGTTGAAGACCAGGAAGATTCCGGTGATCGTGCTGAGCGGACACTCCGACCGGCGCATCATCGAGGAAGTGAAGGCCCTCGGCGCGTGCGACTACCTGACGAAGCCGGTGGACGTGGACAAGCTGGATGCGTCGCTGCGGCGCGCGCTCGGGCTCGAGACGCCTGCGAACGCCAGTCCGCCGTCCGGCGAGCCGCCCGCGCCCGGTGGCTCGACGCCGCCGGTATCGCCACCCGCATCTGGTGGCTCGACGCCGCCCGCATCGCCACCCGCCGGCGCACCGTAG
- a CDS encoding Hpt domain-containing protein translates to MAPAHPIDVAAFMDRLHGDTALAAAMAAVMLQELPSQLDGVRRAVASGDAEGLTQAAHLLKGSVGNFVAEESLAAAFRLEQLGRAGDLHSAPEALRALETALERLTPVLREMTA, encoded by the coding sequence TTGGCGCCAGCCCATCCCATCGACGTTGCGGCATTCATGGACCGCCTGCACGGGGATACCGCGCTGGCGGCGGCGATGGCGGCGGTCATGCTGCAGGAACTTCCAAGCCAGCTTGACGGCGTGCGGCGCGCCGTGGCCAGCGGTGACGCCGAGGGGCTGACGCAGGCCGCGCACCTGCTCAAGGGTTCGGTCGGGAACTTCGTGGCCGAGGAGTCGCTCGCGGCGGCCTTCCGCCTGGAGCAGCTCGGCCGCGCCGGTGATCTGCACTCGGCCCCCGAAGCGCTGCGCGCACTCGAGACCGCCCTGGAACGCCTGACTCCCGTCCTGCGAGAGATGACCGCATGA
- a CDS encoding M20/M25/M40 family metallo-hydrolase, whose translation MKIRHPLSAIRHPLLAIAVLASPLSAQTLREQVRTWREAREPQIVREYAEFLAIPNTKNDGEALRRNATAIVGMLARRGVAARLLENGNWPPAVYGELRAPGATRTIVVYAHYDGQPVDPTEWKGGAPYAAQLRELRGGEWVDVPLPERGRLNPEARIFARGAGDDKAPINAILNSLDALRALGKSPTINVKFFFEGEEESGSAHLPQILAANKALLAADAWLFCDGPTHQSRGMQVAFGARGAMGLELTVYGPAKALHSGHYGNWAPNPGMLLADLARSMRDIDGRILIKGYYDDVVPPTARELAAVRALPPVDSALRRELLLGGTEADNALLAERILLPAINMRGLRVGQVEGLAANAIATEAKASFDFRLVPKQTPAHVRELVEAHLKANGWYVTHAAATDAERLGHRKVVRMTWGEGDEATRVSLDQPVSQALTATLDEMLGKPVLRVPTLGGSLPTSMIEHALGVPLVIFPIANHDDNQHAKDENLRLQNLWDGIEAFAAIMTRLDAHWPKLTP comes from the coding sequence ATGAAGATCCGCCATCCGCTCTCTGCCATCCGCCATCCCTTGCTCGCGATCGCGGTCCTCGCCTCGCCACTCAGCGCCCAGACGCTCCGCGAGCAGGTGCGCACCTGGCGTGAGGCCCGCGAACCGCAGATCGTGCGGGAATACGCCGAGTTCCTCGCCATTCCGAACACCAAGAACGACGGCGAGGCGCTGCGCCGCAACGCGACGGCCATCGTCGGCATGCTCGCCAGGCGCGGCGTCGCGGCGCGGCTGCTCGAGAACGGCAACTGGCCGCCCGCGGTGTACGGCGAGCTGCGCGCGCCAGGGGCGACGCGCACCATCGTCGTCTATGCGCACTACGACGGCCAGCCCGTGGATCCCACGGAATGGAAGGGCGGCGCCCCCTATGCCGCGCAGCTGCGCGAACTCCGCGGCGGCGAATGGGTGGACGTGCCGCTTCCGGAGCGCGGACGGCTGAACCCCGAGGCGCGCATCTTTGCGCGCGGCGCGGGCGACGACAAGGCGCCCATCAACGCCATCCTGAATTCGCTCGACGCGCTGCGCGCGCTCGGCAAGTCTCCCACGATCAACGTCAAGTTCTTCTTCGAGGGTGAGGAGGAATCCGGTTCCGCCCACCTGCCGCAGATCCTCGCGGCGAACAAGGCGCTGCTCGCGGCCGACGCCTGGCTCTTCTGCGACGGCCCCACGCACCAGAGCCGCGGCATGCAGGTGGCCTTCGGCGCGCGCGGCGCGATGGGGCTCGAGCTGACGGTGTACGGTCCCGCCAAGGCGCTGCACAGCGGGCATTATGGCAATTGGGCGCCGAATCCGGGGATGCTCCTCGCCGACCTCGCGCGCTCGATGCGCGACATCGACGGACGCATCCTCATCAAGGGCTACTACGACGACGTGGTGCCGCCGACGGCCCGGGAACTGGCCGCCGTGCGCGCCCTCCCGCCGGTGGACAGCGCCCTGCGCCGTGAACTGCTCCTCGGCGGCACCGAGGCGGACAACGCGCTCCTCGCCGAGCGGATCCTGCTTCCGGCGATCAACATGAGGGGCTTGCGCGTCGGGCAAGTGGAAGGGCTCGCCGCCAACGCCATTGCGACGGAAGCCAAGGCGTCCTTCGACTTCCGCCTCGTGCCAAAGCAGACGCCGGCGCACGTGCGCGAACTCGTGGAGGCGCACCTGAAGGCGAACGGCTGGTATGTCACGCACGCCGCGGCCACGGACGCCGAACGACTGGGGCACCGCAAGGTGGTCCGGATGACCTGGGGCGAGGGTGACGAGGCGACGCGAGTGAGCCTCGACCAGCCCGTGTCGCAGGCGCTCACCGCGACGCTCGACGAGATGCTCGGCAAGCCGGTGCTGCGCGTCCCGACGCTGGGGGGATCCCTCCCCACGAGCATGATCGAGCATGCGCTGGGCGTGCCCCTCGTGATCTTCCCCATCGCCAACCACGACGACAATCAGCACGCCAAGGACGAGAACCTGCGGCTCCAGAACCTGTGGGACGGCATCGAGGCCTTCGCGGCCATCATGACCCGGCTGGACGCGCACTGGCCCAAGCTGACACCGTGA
- a CDS encoding amidohydrolase family protein gives MPLLLPLLLAFTVARADSVDILIKGGTVYDGSGKPGRVADVGIRGDRVVFVGDAAKAQVKAGKTIDAKGLIVAPGFIDPHTHSMEGVDRFNDERRRNIPALMQGVTTVTNSPDGRGPWDVARIQTETEKKGLGTNTFAMVGFGTLRSHVMGASSAPASPAQIDSMRKLVDKAMREGAFGVGSGLFYAPQNYASIDEVIAVTSAAKPYGGVYDTHQRDESSYTIGLMNSVREAIRIGRESGLTTNLGHVKALGIDVWGYADSVLRLMREERATGHMVVADQYPWTASGTGLSAALLPRWAQAGGRDSLQARIADSATREKILVEMRNNLRRRGGDTTMLLINGGDNAKPYIGKYLSQVAADLKMPPSETALELIRRGIDMGVASFNMNERDVETFMKDPYVMTSSDGSGGHPRLYGTYPRKIRRYVLDKPVITMERMVQSATSQVADVYGIKERGSLAPRFYADVIVFDPRTIRELATYVEPERLSVGMQWVFVNGKAAVAEGQPTGVMAGKGLRKR, from the coding sequence ATGCCGCTGCTGCTTCCGCTGCTCCTGGCGTTCACCGTCGCCCGCGCCGACTCCGTCGACATCCTCATCAAAGGGGGGACCGTCTACGACGGGTCGGGCAAACCGGGGCGCGTGGCCGACGTCGGCATTCGCGGCGACCGCGTGGTCTTCGTCGGCGACGCGGCCAAGGCGCAGGTGAAGGCGGGCAAGACGATTGACGCGAAGGGGCTCATTGTCGCACCGGGCTTCATTGACCCGCACACGCACTCCATGGAAGGCGTGGACCGGTTCAATGACGAGCGGCGGCGGAACATTCCGGCGCTGATGCAGGGCGTCACCACGGTCACCAATAGTCCGGATGGCCGCGGCCCGTGGGACGTGGCCCGCATCCAGACCGAGACGGAAAAGAAGGGACTCGGCACCAACACCTTCGCGATGGTCGGCTTCGGGACGCTGCGCAGCCACGTGATGGGCGCGTCGTCGGCCCCCGCCTCGCCGGCGCAGATCGACAGCATGCGCAAGCTGGTGGACAAGGCGATGCGCGAGGGCGCCTTCGGTGTGGGCTCCGGACTGTTCTACGCGCCGCAGAACTACGCGAGCATCGACGAGGTGATCGCCGTGACCTCCGCCGCCAAGCCGTACGGCGGCGTGTACGACACGCACCAGCGCGACGAGAGCTCCTATACCATCGGCCTGATGAACTCGGTGCGCGAGGCCATTCGCATTGGACGCGAGTCGGGGTTGACCACCAACCTCGGCCACGTGAAGGCGCTGGGCATCGACGTGTGGGGCTATGCCGACAGCGTGCTGCGCCTGATGCGCGAGGAGCGCGCCACCGGTCATATGGTCGTGGCCGACCAGTATCCGTGGACGGCGAGCGGCACGGGGCTGAGCGCCGCGCTGCTGCCACGCTGGGCGCAGGCGGGCGGCCGCGACTCGCTGCAGGCGCGCATTGCCGACTCGGCGACGCGCGAGAAGATCCTCGTCGAGATGCGCAACAACCTGCGGCGCCGCGGCGGCGACACCACGATGCTGCTCATCAACGGCGGGGACAACGCCAAGCCGTACATCGGCAAGTACCTGAGCCAGGTGGCCGCCGACCTGAAGATGCCACCGTCGGAAACGGCGCTCGAGCTGATCCGCCGAGGGATCGACATGGGCGTGGCATCCTTCAACATGAACGAGCGCGACGTCGAGACGTTCATGAAGGATCCGTACGTGATGACCAGCTCCGACGGCTCGGGCGGACACCCGCGCCTCTATGGCACGTACCCGCGCAAGATCCGCCGTTACGTGCTCGACAAGCCCGTCATCACGATGGAGCGCATGGTGCAGTCGGCCACGTCGCAGGTTGCCGACGTCTACGGCATCAAGGAGCGCGGCTCGCTGGCACCGAGATTCTACGCGGACGTGATCGTGTTTGACCCCAGGACGATCCGCGAGCTGGCGACCTACGTGGAGCCCGAGAGGTTGAGCGTGGGGATGCAGTGGGTCTTCGTGAACGGGAAGGCGGCGGTGGCCGAGGGGCAGCCGACGGGCGTGATGGCGGGAAAGGGGCTTCGGAAGAGATAG